The following coding sequences are from one Salvia hispanica cultivar TCC Black 2014 chromosome 3, UniMelb_Shisp_WGS_1.0, whole genome shotgun sequence window:
- the LOC125214350 gene encoding lysine-specific demethylase JMJ25 isoform X1 → MDHSRSISGGGEDNVAIPDDLRCKRSDGKQWRCTAMSMPDKTVCEKHYIQAKKRAANSAMRASIKKAKRKSVDENDVYLESKSDDMDLPLSSQFGDYSGLSGKKKKDKSKAQASYSPEMPAGRSLSGRSSLRSTDDLDGDGSDYEDSRRSYRTPPTSAAVDSNRSRSQKMFENSPMETSDVISESSDDTEGQPCHQCRSNNKDKVVWCLKCDQRGYCENCISTWYAGISIQEIQRICPACRGTCSCKVCMRGDNLIKARIREISPQDKLQYLYCLLSAVLPIVKRIHAMQCSEVELEKRLRGNEIDLVRTKLNADEQMCCDFCRVPIIDYHLHCTTCSYDLCLSCCKDIRRASKPSVNEELDDISLATNNSDKEPKSARLTRLNFIEKFSSWKADHDGSIQCPPKENGGCGSCILTLKRIFKMNWVAKLVKNVEEMVNGCNINNCGDSEETGGSLNLLQAANRENDSDNFLYNPSSEDLKSEGIKNFRMQWSKRKPVIVKEVFDDSAMTMWDPMTIWKGIKETAEEKSKDAKRVLKAVDCTDGTEVNVELEEFIKGYFDGRVDENGRRQLLKLKDWPSPIASEEFLLYQRPEFISKLPLLEFIHSKWGLLNVAAKLPHYSLQNDVGPKIFISYGNVEEIGKGDSRNNLHLNMRDMVFLLVHSFDPKLKGLQSTQIDVQNTVIQSDTKELHSDSEIHLNSGGLPKSSPDGMDFSVADAQSDNSEKKDDKGNEESSIVEEKGDNDSKIRSSDNVLVNVQAGAHWDIFRHEDITKLMEYVSLHREDFGNADVINDNSASRPLYDGVVFLNRHHKSRLKDEFGVEPWSFEQHLGEAVFIPAGIPFQVRHLQSSVQLGLDFLSPESLAESMRLSEEIRGLPHDHDLKLQKLEVGKISLYAASSAIKEVQKLVLDPKFGPELEYEDPNLTTLVSKNLENMVKRRQISCS, encoded by the exons ATGGATCATTCACGTTCCATCTCTGGGGGAGGCGAGGACAATGTCGCAATTCCCGATGATTTGCGTTGTAAGAGGTCTGATGGGAAACAGTGGAGATGCACTGCCATGTCCATGCCTGACAAGACGGTATGCGAAAAGCATTACATCCAGGCGAAGAAGAGGGCAGCTAATTCCGCAATGCGTGCAAGTATAAAGAAAGCTAAGAGGAAATCTGTAGATGAAAATGATGTATACTTGGAAAGCAAGAGTGATGATATGGATCTACCACTCAGTTCTCAATTTGGGGATTACTCTGGGTTGTctgggaagaagaagaaggataaATCAAAAGCCCAAGCCAGTTACTCACCTGAGATGCCTGCTGGTAGGAGTCTTTCGGGTCGAAGCTCTCTGAGGTCAACTGATGATCTCGATGGAGATGGGTCTGACTATGAGGACAGTAGAAGATCGTATAGAACGCCCCCTACATCTGCTGCAGTGGATTCAAACAGAAGCAGATCGCAGAAGATGTTTGAGAATAGTCCTATG GAGACTTCTGATGTAATTTCAGAATCATCTGATGATACTGAGGGACAGCCTTGTCATCAATGTCGGAGCAATAACAAGGATAAAGTGGTTTGGTGCCTTAAATGTGATCAAAGAGGGTATTGTGAGAACTGTATTTCAAcatg GTATGCGGGCATCTCCATACAGGAAATTCAGAGGATTTGTCCTGCATGTCGTGGTACATGTAGTTGCAAGGTGTGCATGCGAGGGGATAATCTTATTAAA GCAAGGATTCGAGAGATATCCCCACAAGACAAATTGCAGTACCTTTACTGTCTTTTATCAGCGGTGCTCCCAATTGTGAAACGGATCCATGCAATGCAGTGCTCTGAGGTTGAGCTGGAGAAAAGGCTTCGAG GAAATGAAATAGATCTTGTCAGAACTAAATTAAATGCTGATGAGCAGATGTGCTG TGATTTCTGCAGGGTACCTATTATTGATTATCACCTGCACTGCACAACATGCTCGTACGATTTGTGCCTTAGCTGCTGCAAAGATATCAGGAGAGCATCCAAGCCTTCTGTCAATGAAGAGTTAGATGATATTTCTCTTGCAACGAATAATAGTGACAAAGAGCCTAAGTCAGCAAGATTAACACGGCTAAATTTCATCGAAAAATTTTCCAGTTGGAAAGCTGATCATGATGGAAGTATCCAATGTCCCCCAAAGGAAAATGGAGGCTGTGGGTCCTGCATTTTAACTCTAAAGCGTATCTTCAAGATGAACTGGGTTGCCAAATTGGTGAaaaatgttgaagaaatgGTCAATGGCTGTAACATAAATAATTGTGGTGATTCAGAGGAAACTGGAGGTAGTCTCAATCTTCTCCAGGCCGCAAACAGAGAAAATGATAGCGATAACTTCTTGTATAATCCATCTTCAGAAGATCTGAAAAGTGAAGGGATTAAAAATTTCAGAATGCAGTGGAGCAAACGGAAGCCTGTTATTGTTAAGGAGGTTTTTGATGACTCTGCAATGACAATGTGGGATCCTATGACTATATGGAAAGGAATTAAAGAGACCGCAGAAGAGAAATCGAAGGATGCTAAAAGAGTTTTGAAGGCTGTTGACTGCACTGATGGGACTGAG GTAAATGTAGAACTTGAAGAGTTCATAAAAGGTTACTTCGATGGTAGAGTTGATGAAAATGGGAGACGTCAGTTGTTAAAGTTGAAGGATTGGCCTTCACCTATTGCTTCAGAAGAGTTTCTGTTATATCAAAGGCCTGAGTTCATCAGTAAACTTCCCCTGCTTGAGTTCATCCATTCCAAGTGGGGTCTTCTAAATGTTGCGGCAAAATTGCCTCATTATTCCTTGCAAAATGATGTTGGTCCTaagatatttatttcttatggCAATGTAGAAGAAATTGGCAAGGGTGATTCTAGGAATAATCTTCATCTCAACATGCGCGATATG GTATTCCTTTTGGTGCATTCATTTGATCCGAAGTTAAAAGGTCTGCAGAGTACACAAATCGATGTTCAAAATACTGTGATTCAATCTGATACAAAGGAATTGCACAGTGATTCTGAAATTCACCTGAACAGCGGTGGATTGCCCAAATCGTCACCTGATGGAATGGATTTCTCTGTGGCCGATGCACAGTCAGATAACTCTGagaaaaaggatgataaaGGAAATGAAGAAAGCAGCATAGTTGAAGAGAAAGGTGACAATGATTCTAAGATTAGATCCAGCGATAATGTTCTGGTAAATGTCCAAGCAGGAGCTCACTGGGATATATTCCGCCACGAGGATATAACCAAACTAATGGAGTATGTAAGCTTGCACAGGGAAGATTTTGGGAATGCTGATGTTATTAATGATAATTCT GCATCTCGGCCTCTATATGATGGGGTAGTATTCTTGAATAGGCATCATAAAAGCAGGTTGAAAGATGAATTCG GAGTTGAACCTTGGTCGTTTGAACAGCATTTAGGAGAAGCAGTATTCATCCCTGCCGGAATCCCCTTCCAAGTACGGCATCTTCAG TCCTCGGTTCAGTTGGGGCttgattttctctctcctgAAAGTCTGGCTGAATCTATGAGACTGTCTGAGGAAATCCGTGGACTTCCACACGATCATGATTTGAAGCTTCAAAAACTGGAG GTtggaaaaatatcattatatgcAGCAAGCTCAGCCATTAAAGAAGTTCAGAAGCTGGTTCTTGACCCAAA ATTTGGTCCAGAACTTGAATATGAAGATCCGAATCTGACTACGTTGGTGTCGAAGAACTTGGAGAACATGGTGAAGCGCAGACAGATTTCCTGTAGCTAA
- the LOC125213757 gene encoding secretory carrier-associated membrane protein 3-like isoform X2 — translation MAGHYDRNPFDEEEEVNPFSNGGRGKASGQQFSGGSFYTTSGSVPPAVNSRLSPLPPEPADFYNPTAPVDIPLDSASDLKKKERELQAKESELKRREQEVRRKEEAAARAGIVLEEKNWPPFFPIIHHDIANEIPIHLQKIQFVHSVLDFGPWHEASGLCFALLWNVIAVTTAWIKLGDAKIWFLAIIYFISGVPGAYVLWYRPLYRAFRTESAMKFGWFFMLYMLHIGFCIFASVAPPVVFRGKSLTGILPAIDVIGDHVLVGIFYFIGFGLFCLESVLSIWVIQQVYMYFRGSGKAAELKREAARGALRAAV, via the exons ATGGCAGGCCATTACGATCGGAATCCATTTGACGAGGAAGAAGAAGTGAATCCATTTTCT AATGGAGGGAGAGGAAAGGCATCGGGACAACAATTTAGTGGAGGCTCATTCTATACT ACTTCTGGAAGTGTTCCTCCTGCTGTAAACTCAAGGCTCTCACCCCTCCCTCCAGAGCCTGCTGATTTCTACAATCCTACTGCACCAGTCGATATTCCTCTCGATAGTGCTTCT gacctaaaaaagaaagagagagagctACAGGCCAAGGAATCTGAACTCAAGAGAAGGGAACAG GAAGTTAGGCGGAAAGAAGAGGCTGCTGCACGAG CTGGTATTGTTCTCGAGGAGAAAAACTGGCCTCCATTCTTCCCTATCATTCATCATGACATCGCGAATGAAATACCGATTCATTTGCAGAAGATTCA GTTTGTTCACTCGGTCTTGGATTTTGGCCCTTGGCATGAGGCTTCTG GCCTCTGTTTTGCCCTTCTCTGGAACGTTATAGCTGTAACTACTGCATGGATTAAACTGGGAG ATGCAAAGATCTGGTTTCTTGCTattatctactttatttctgGGGTTCCAGGAGCATATGTGTTATGGTATCGACCGCTTTACCGCGCTTTTAG GACTGAAAGTGCTATGAAGTTTGGGTGGTTTTTCATGCTTTACATG CTGCACATTGGCTTCTGCATATTTGCTTCAGTTGCACCTCCTGTCGTTTTCAGAGGAAAATCTCTAAC AGGTATCCTCCCAGCGATTGATGTAATAGGCGACCACGTGCTAGTTGGG ATTTTCTACTTCATTGGATTCGGGCTATTCTGCCTCGAGTCAGTTCTCAGCATTTGGGTCATACAG CAAGTCTACATGTATTTTCGAGGCAGCGGGAAAGCTGCAGAGCTGAAGCGCGAGGCAGCGAGAGGAGCGTTGAGAGCAGCAGTCTAA
- the LOC125213757 gene encoding secretory carrier-associated membrane protein 3-like isoform X1, which produces MAGHYDRNPFDEEEEVNPFSNGGRGKASGQQFSGGSFYTTSGSVPPAVNSRLSPLPPEPADFYNPTAPVDIPLDSASDLKKKERELQAKESELKRREQEVRRKEEAAARAGIVLEEKNWPPFFPIIHHDIANEIPIHLQKIQYVAFTTFLGCWFVHSVLDFGPWHEASGLCFALLWNVIAVTTAWIKLGDAKIWFLAIIYFISGVPGAYVLWYRPLYRAFRTESAMKFGWFFMLYMLHIGFCIFASVAPPVVFRGKSLTGILPAIDVIGDHVLVGIFYFIGFGLFCLESVLSIWVIQQVYMYFRGSGKAAELKREAARGALRAAV; this is translated from the exons ATGGCAGGCCATTACGATCGGAATCCATTTGACGAGGAAGAAGAAGTGAATCCATTTTCT AATGGAGGGAGAGGAAAGGCATCGGGACAACAATTTAGTGGAGGCTCATTCTATACT ACTTCTGGAAGTGTTCCTCCTGCTGTAAACTCAAGGCTCTCACCCCTCCCTCCAGAGCCTGCTGATTTCTACAATCCTACTGCACCAGTCGATATTCCTCTCGATAGTGCTTCT gacctaaaaaagaaagagagagagctACAGGCCAAGGAATCTGAACTCAAGAGAAGGGAACAG GAAGTTAGGCGGAAAGAAGAGGCTGCTGCACGAG CTGGTATTGTTCTCGAGGAGAAAAACTGGCCTCCATTCTTCCCTATCATTCATCATGACATCGCGAATGAAATACCGATTCATTTGCAGAAGATTCAGTATGTTGCATTTACAACCTTTTTGG GTTGCTGGTTTGTTCACTCGGTCTTGGATTTTGGCCCTTGGCATGAGGCTTCTG GCCTCTGTTTTGCCCTTCTCTGGAACGTTATAGCTGTAACTACTGCATGGATTAAACTGGGAG ATGCAAAGATCTGGTTTCTTGCTattatctactttatttctgGGGTTCCAGGAGCATATGTGTTATGGTATCGACCGCTTTACCGCGCTTTTAG GACTGAAAGTGCTATGAAGTTTGGGTGGTTTTTCATGCTTTACATG CTGCACATTGGCTTCTGCATATTTGCTTCAGTTGCACCTCCTGTCGTTTTCAGAGGAAAATCTCTAAC AGGTATCCTCCCAGCGATTGATGTAATAGGCGACCACGTGCTAGTTGGG ATTTTCTACTTCATTGGATTCGGGCTATTCTGCCTCGAGTCAGTTCTCAGCATTTGGGTCATACAG CAAGTCTACATGTATTTTCGAGGCAGCGGGAAAGCTGCAGAGCTGAAGCGCGAGGCAGCGAGAGGAGCGTTGAGAGCAGCAGTCTAA
- the LOC125213758 gene encoding uncharacterized protein LOC125213758: protein MIPEQWAPPCNSQCTHKYASLVQIPWRVFCKKGCDADGDTWDECVGECDEICYKDPVLKDKQWSAYIDRSPGSVTYSEECFRACVSGCSYKFDVPEEKLKEVHARPTKPPPMPPAAESRPTPVSIRVGDEVLSTSA from the exons ATGATTCCAGAACAATGGGCGCCTCCATGCAACTCTCAATGCACCCACAAATACGCTTCTCTCGTTCAAATTccat GGAGAGTATTCTGCAAAAAGGGATGTGATGCTGATGGTGACACATGGGACGAAT GTGTGGGAGAGTGCGACGAGATATGCTACAAAGACCCTGTCCTCAAGGACAAGCAGTGGAGCGCCTATATTGATCGTTCCCCTGGTTCTGTCACCTACTCAGAG GAATGCTTTCGTGCTTGCGTATCTGGCTGCAGTTACAAG TTCGATGTTCCTGAAGAGAAACTCAAAGAAGTTCATGCAAGACCAACAAAGCCTCCACCGATGCCACCTGCTGCTGAGTCCAGACCCACTCCCGTATCCATTCGTGTAGGAGATGAGGTTTTGAGCACTTCTGCATAA
- the LOC125213757 gene encoding secretory carrier-associated membrane protein 3-like isoform X3, translating into MAGHYDRNPFDEEEEVNPFSNGGRGKASGQQFSGGSFYTTSGSVPPAVNSRLSPLPPEPADFYNPTAPVDIPLDSASDLKKKERELQAKESELKRREQEVRRKEEAAARAGIVLEEKNWPPFFPIIHHDIANEIPIHLQKIQYVAFTTFLGLCFALLWNVIAVTTAWIKLGDAKIWFLAIIYFISGVPGAYVLWYRPLYRAFRTESAMKFGWFFMLYMLHIGFCIFASVAPPVVFRGKSLTGILPAIDVIGDHVLVGIFYFIGFGLFCLESVLSIWVIQQVYMYFRGSGKAAELKREAARGALRAAV; encoded by the exons ATGGCAGGCCATTACGATCGGAATCCATTTGACGAGGAAGAAGAAGTGAATCCATTTTCT AATGGAGGGAGAGGAAAGGCATCGGGACAACAATTTAGTGGAGGCTCATTCTATACT ACTTCTGGAAGTGTTCCTCCTGCTGTAAACTCAAGGCTCTCACCCCTCCCTCCAGAGCCTGCTGATTTCTACAATCCTACTGCACCAGTCGATATTCCTCTCGATAGTGCTTCT gacctaaaaaagaaagagagagagctACAGGCCAAGGAATCTGAACTCAAGAGAAGGGAACAG GAAGTTAGGCGGAAAGAAGAGGCTGCTGCACGAG CTGGTATTGTTCTCGAGGAGAAAAACTGGCCTCCATTCTTCCCTATCATTCATCATGACATCGCGAATGAAATACCGATTCATTTGCAGAAGATTCAGTATGTTGCATTTACAACCTTTTTGG GCCTCTGTTTTGCCCTTCTCTGGAACGTTATAGCTGTAACTACTGCATGGATTAAACTGGGAG ATGCAAAGATCTGGTTTCTTGCTattatctactttatttctgGGGTTCCAGGAGCATATGTGTTATGGTATCGACCGCTTTACCGCGCTTTTAG GACTGAAAGTGCTATGAAGTTTGGGTGGTTTTTCATGCTTTACATG CTGCACATTGGCTTCTGCATATTTGCTTCAGTTGCACCTCCTGTCGTTTTCAGAGGAAAATCTCTAAC AGGTATCCTCCCAGCGATTGATGTAATAGGCGACCACGTGCTAGTTGGG ATTTTCTACTTCATTGGATTCGGGCTATTCTGCCTCGAGTCAGTTCTCAGCATTTGGGTCATACAG CAAGTCTACATGTATTTTCGAGGCAGCGGGAAAGCTGCAGAGCTGAAGCGCGAGGCAGCGAGAGGAGCGTTGAGAGCAGCAGTCTAA
- the LOC125214350 gene encoding lysine-specific demethylase JMJ25 isoform X2: MDHSRSISGGGEDNVAIPDDLRCKRSDGKQWRCTAMSMPDKTVCEKHYIQAKKRAANSAMRASIKKAKRKSVDENDVYLESKSDDMDLPLSSQFGDYSGLSGKKKKDKSKAQASYSPEMPAGRSLSGRSSLRSTDDLDGDGSDYEDSRRSYRTPPTSAAVDSNRSRSQKMFENSPMETSDVISESSDDTEGQPCHQCRSNNKDKVVWCLKCDQRGYCENCISTWYAGISIQEIQRICPACRGTCSCKVCMRGDNLIKARIREISPQDKLQYLYCLLSAVLPIVKRIHAMQCSEVELEKRLRGNEIDLVRTKLNADEQMCCDFCRVPIIDYHLHCTTCSYDLCLSCCKDIRRASKPSVNEDWKADHDGSIQCPPKENGGCGSCILTLKRIFKMNWVAKLVKNVEEMVNGCNINNCGDSEETGGSLNLLQAANRENDSDNFLYNPSSEDLKSEGIKNFRMQWSKRKPVIVKEVFDDSAMTMWDPMTIWKGIKETAEEKSKDAKRVLKAVDCTDGTEVNVELEEFIKGYFDGRVDENGRRQLLKLKDWPSPIASEEFLLYQRPEFISKLPLLEFIHSKWGLLNVAAKLPHYSLQNDVGPKIFISYGNVEEIGKGDSRNNLHLNMRDMVFLLVHSFDPKLKGLQSTQIDVQNTVIQSDTKELHSDSEIHLNSGGLPKSSPDGMDFSVADAQSDNSEKKDDKGNEESSIVEEKGDNDSKIRSSDNVLVNVQAGAHWDIFRHEDITKLMEYVSLHREDFGNADVINDNSASRPLYDGVVFLNRHHKSRLKDEFGVEPWSFEQHLGEAVFIPAGIPFQVRHLQSSVQLGLDFLSPESLAESMRLSEEIRGLPHDHDLKLQKLEVGKISLYAASSAIKEVQKLVLDPKFGPELEYEDPNLTTLVSKNLENMVKRRQISCS; this comes from the exons ATGGATCATTCACGTTCCATCTCTGGGGGAGGCGAGGACAATGTCGCAATTCCCGATGATTTGCGTTGTAAGAGGTCTGATGGGAAACAGTGGAGATGCACTGCCATGTCCATGCCTGACAAGACGGTATGCGAAAAGCATTACATCCAGGCGAAGAAGAGGGCAGCTAATTCCGCAATGCGTGCAAGTATAAAGAAAGCTAAGAGGAAATCTGTAGATGAAAATGATGTATACTTGGAAAGCAAGAGTGATGATATGGATCTACCACTCAGTTCTCAATTTGGGGATTACTCTGGGTTGTctgggaagaagaagaaggataaATCAAAAGCCCAAGCCAGTTACTCACCTGAGATGCCTGCTGGTAGGAGTCTTTCGGGTCGAAGCTCTCTGAGGTCAACTGATGATCTCGATGGAGATGGGTCTGACTATGAGGACAGTAGAAGATCGTATAGAACGCCCCCTACATCTGCTGCAGTGGATTCAAACAGAAGCAGATCGCAGAAGATGTTTGAGAATAGTCCTATG GAGACTTCTGATGTAATTTCAGAATCATCTGATGATACTGAGGGACAGCCTTGTCATCAATGTCGGAGCAATAACAAGGATAAAGTGGTTTGGTGCCTTAAATGTGATCAAAGAGGGTATTGTGAGAACTGTATTTCAAcatg GTATGCGGGCATCTCCATACAGGAAATTCAGAGGATTTGTCCTGCATGTCGTGGTACATGTAGTTGCAAGGTGTGCATGCGAGGGGATAATCTTATTAAA GCAAGGATTCGAGAGATATCCCCACAAGACAAATTGCAGTACCTTTACTGTCTTTTATCAGCGGTGCTCCCAATTGTGAAACGGATCCATGCAATGCAGTGCTCTGAGGTTGAGCTGGAGAAAAGGCTTCGAG GAAATGAAATAGATCTTGTCAGAACTAAATTAAATGCTGATGAGCAGATGTGCTG TGATTTCTGCAGGGTACCTATTATTGATTATCACCTGCACTGCACAACATGCTCGTACGATTTGTGCCTTAGCTGCTGCAAAGATATCAGGAGAGCATCCAAGCCTTCTGTCAATGAAGA TTGGAAAGCTGATCATGATGGAAGTATCCAATGTCCCCCAAAGGAAAATGGAGGCTGTGGGTCCTGCATTTTAACTCTAAAGCGTATCTTCAAGATGAACTGGGTTGCCAAATTGGTGAaaaatgttgaagaaatgGTCAATGGCTGTAACATAAATAATTGTGGTGATTCAGAGGAAACTGGAGGTAGTCTCAATCTTCTCCAGGCCGCAAACAGAGAAAATGATAGCGATAACTTCTTGTATAATCCATCTTCAGAAGATCTGAAAAGTGAAGGGATTAAAAATTTCAGAATGCAGTGGAGCAAACGGAAGCCTGTTATTGTTAAGGAGGTTTTTGATGACTCTGCAATGACAATGTGGGATCCTATGACTATATGGAAAGGAATTAAAGAGACCGCAGAAGAGAAATCGAAGGATGCTAAAAGAGTTTTGAAGGCTGTTGACTGCACTGATGGGACTGAG GTAAATGTAGAACTTGAAGAGTTCATAAAAGGTTACTTCGATGGTAGAGTTGATGAAAATGGGAGACGTCAGTTGTTAAAGTTGAAGGATTGGCCTTCACCTATTGCTTCAGAAGAGTTTCTGTTATATCAAAGGCCTGAGTTCATCAGTAAACTTCCCCTGCTTGAGTTCATCCATTCCAAGTGGGGTCTTCTAAATGTTGCGGCAAAATTGCCTCATTATTCCTTGCAAAATGATGTTGGTCCTaagatatttatttcttatggCAATGTAGAAGAAATTGGCAAGGGTGATTCTAGGAATAATCTTCATCTCAACATGCGCGATATG GTATTCCTTTTGGTGCATTCATTTGATCCGAAGTTAAAAGGTCTGCAGAGTACACAAATCGATGTTCAAAATACTGTGATTCAATCTGATACAAAGGAATTGCACAGTGATTCTGAAATTCACCTGAACAGCGGTGGATTGCCCAAATCGTCACCTGATGGAATGGATTTCTCTGTGGCCGATGCACAGTCAGATAACTCTGagaaaaaggatgataaaGGAAATGAAGAAAGCAGCATAGTTGAAGAGAAAGGTGACAATGATTCTAAGATTAGATCCAGCGATAATGTTCTGGTAAATGTCCAAGCAGGAGCTCACTGGGATATATTCCGCCACGAGGATATAACCAAACTAATGGAGTATGTAAGCTTGCACAGGGAAGATTTTGGGAATGCTGATGTTATTAATGATAATTCT GCATCTCGGCCTCTATATGATGGGGTAGTATTCTTGAATAGGCATCATAAAAGCAGGTTGAAAGATGAATTCG GAGTTGAACCTTGGTCGTTTGAACAGCATTTAGGAGAAGCAGTATTCATCCCTGCCGGAATCCCCTTCCAAGTACGGCATCTTCAG TCCTCGGTTCAGTTGGGGCttgattttctctctcctgAAAGTCTGGCTGAATCTATGAGACTGTCTGAGGAAATCCGTGGACTTCCACACGATCATGATTTGAAGCTTCAAAAACTGGAG GTtggaaaaatatcattatatgcAGCAAGCTCAGCCATTAAAGAAGTTCAGAAGCTGGTTCTTGACCCAAA ATTTGGTCCAGAACTTGAATATGAAGATCCGAATCTGACTACGTTGGTGTCGAAGAACTTGGAGAACATGGTGAAGCGCAGACAGATTTCCTGTAGCTAA